The DNA segment CTTGAAACCACCAATGGGAGAATCTGGCGCACTAGGAACGGTCAAGTGTATTACCGGATCTCCAGGCAGGACGTTGGTCACTTGTAATCCGAAAATACCCATCAAGATTCCTTGAGGGTCCGAAGTTTGTAGTACGGATTCTCCCGAGGCCCAGAAGCTAAAGCAATATTTGGGTGCTGGATTGGAAGCAGTAGGAATCTGTTGCCATAACTCAACAGGAGTCGGGAAACTCAGCGGCTGTGTGAAGGTTGGGGTTCCAGGGAAGGTAACGCGACCGTCCGCGTGAAAATTGGGTGGCAGATTGACGGTCACGTGAGCGCCATTGCCAAAGTACATGCCATACCTTCCGTTGGGCAGTTGCTCGGAGTTGCGAAGGGTGTACGGTGGGCCGGAAGCATCATTACCCCAAACAGCATAAGAATTTGCGTTGCCCGACGAATTCCATCCGGCAGGCAATCCAAAAGGTGAAAGTGACGTGCCCGTTGCCCAGAACACCTGATTAGCTGGCCCATCACCGCTTGGGCCGTTGCCGCCTACCGACTCAAAACTGCCATTCGTAACCAGATTGCCAACCTGCGTACAGTTGCCAGGCGTGGTCAACAGTATCAATGAACCTCGAGCAATTGGCGATTGCTCGCAAAGGATTAAAGTCGAGATGGTAAAAGCGACCAACAGACGACTCATAGCTGTTCTCCCTTGATCTGTGATTAGTGTGTCTCCAGCATCACGCGCTGTCAAGCTGAACATACCGCTACAGCCTGCTCTTAGCCTGAACTGCTCCAGGAAGCCAATTGCAGACAGACAGCTGTTTTCCCGTTTCTCATGAACAACCGATCACCGACGACGATAGGATGATTCCAGGTTTTTCCGTCGAGCACCGGCTGTCGCTGCAAAACTTCCAGCTTGTCGCCTTGAGCCTTTAGCAGAATCAGATCGCCCTTCTCGCTGACAACTAAGATCGTTCTGGAGTTTTTAAGCAAAATGGCTTGTCCGAATCCGTAGCGTCCGCCGTGCCACAACCGCTGGCCGGTATGAGCATCAATGCAGCCGAAAATATTCTGATTGAATCCGAAAATCAAGTCACCGTGCACCAGCGAATCGTTAAACGAGGGGCGAAGTTGAGTCGTAGTCCAATTCTCGCTGATCGTCCACTGGTCGCCGTCCAGCGTAACCTGCAGGCAGCACAAGCCGACTCCGTCTCCTAAGGAGACCAGCAAGCGAGTCGAATCGAGAGCCTGTGGATCAACCATCTTCATGCCGCTGCTGCTCCACTGCGCTGGCTTGTAGTCCCACAAGAGGGCTCCCGACAGTGGCTCCAAGGCGTGGACTCCGCGACCATCGCAAAATATCAAACAGTCAACATCGGCAAGTCTGAGCAGCCGCGCGGTCGTGTAATTTTCGCTCTCCCCAGCCACAGAAAATGCCCACACGGTTTGACCGCTCTGGCTGTCAACCGCGATCAGTCCGTTGTCACCTGAACCACCTGCAAAAATGATCACCAGATTGCCGATAACCAGCGGCGAACCTGAGAAGGCCCAAGTGGGAACCTTGGCCTGCACCTCTTGCTCCAAATTGCGTTGCCAAATCACGGTGCCCCGCTGCTCATCTAAGCAGGTCAGCAGTGCTCGAGCACCCATCGCATAAACACGGCCCTCAGCCACGCTGGGCGTGCCACGTGGCCCGGCACCGGAGACGACCTCCTCAAACCGAACCGCATCGCCGTGACTCCACAACAGGCTACCATCCTCGGCAGAATAACAAGTCGTGTGCTCCATTTCGCCCCGCTGCTCTTGAGTAAACAAGCGACCTTCGTGGTACGCAAACGACGACCAGCCAGGACCAATGTCGATGCGCCATAGCTCCTTGGGCGGCTTGCTTGACCAATCCTGGTCGGCCAGTTGGTCGTCGACGCTGCCATTGCCCTGCGGTCCACGAAACGCCGGCCAGGACTGACCCTTGGCCCAATCAGGATTGGCACGGCTGATGGTTGGAATTTCTGACGGGGTTCGCAGTTCAGGCAGCGTCTGTTCGTGAACCGGAGCAAATCGCCACGCCAGCTCGGGATAATAATCGCCATCGAATCCTTCGTTGCGAATCACCGGAAAAAAACTCCATGCCACCGCCATCAAGGCAGCCGACCAGGCGACGCGACGCGGACTGCGAGCCCCAATGGTCAGTGCAATCACAACGGCTACGACGGCCAATGGCAATCCATAAAGCAGCAGCATCGATCGAGTCGCCAGCCCAGGCATCGTCAAGATCAGGCTCAGTGCTGGTAGTATGCTAGCAGCCAACCCCCACAGCACCTTTTCGCGGGCGCTCAGCCGACTAGCAAACATAGCCCACACAATGAACGCCAGCCCACCCAGTACCGGACCACCCACCATCAACATGAATCGTGGCCCATTGGCGATCGACGGTGTGACTGACAATCCAATACACAGCAGCATCACTGCGCAGATCAACCACGCCGGCCATAAGCGCAATCGCGAAACTGGCTGAGATTCAGTGGAAGCGTTGTTCATGACGATTCATTCCTTAAAGGAGTGGGAAGAATTGTGACAATCGGTTGATTCTTGCGTGATCGTACTCTATCAGCGTGTTTCGATTGTGAGCACAGACTCGCAAAAGCCAGTTTGAAACGCAGTTATGCTGAGAGCGCCGAGGAAAGAATGTCAGCAAATCTCTGCGCCCTCTGCGACTCTGCGTTTCATATCGAAAATTGAGAGAGCTGGCGTGGCGAGCTGATGTCATTTATTGGTTATAGTAGCCTCTGGTGCGTTGCGCGGTGTGATTCTCCGCAATGAAGCACTCCAATTTCAGCCAACCTAAATGACATCACTCGATGCATTTACGCTGCCCAAACCGCGCCACGCACCCTACAAATGCTTGTCGGCGAAATCGAGGTAGTATTGCCAATCGGTCGGCGTTAGTGCGTGTTCGCCGGTACGGTAGTGATAGCCGATCGGGCCAAGTTGTACAGCTTGATCGAGCGGTGGCATTTCGAAATTAGCTTGGTCACCACCCAACCCCTGTGTCCCCAGCAGTCGATAAACCGGATCAGCATGAACACACGACAGATATTCTCCGCGCGGATCGGCCCAACGATCCTCACTAGCACTGGCCACATAGACGGCGCGCGGAGCCACCAGGGCGATCAGCTGGTGGTGATCCACTGGCAACGCTGCTTCGTTTTCGTTGTAGAGCCAATGTTTCTTGCAAAACCAGTGTGGAAAAGCGCGATTGATACGTCCAACCGTTTCACCGAAAGCTCTGCGACTGAGTGCCGCTCCACCACAACCCGAATTATTGCTGATCACCAGCTTAAAGCGCTCGTCCTGCGCTCCGGCCCACAGCGCCGTCTTGCCCAAGCGCGAATGACCGATCACCGCTACACGCTCGCCATCGACCAGCGGATCTGATTGCAAATAATCGAGCGCTCGGCTCAAACCGTAAGCCCAAGCGGCAATCGACCCCCAGCGCTCATCGCTCGGTACAGTGGTGGCCCACTGGGCGAACAGCGGATGAATACCATTGTCAAAGCCATCGTCGAAATCCGGATCAATATCGCCGTAGTAGATCGTCGCCAGACCGTAACCTCGCTGGACAATCATTTCGGCTGGCAGGGCAGACCTGCCTTTGCCACGTCCCAGCTGGGTCGCACGGTTCTCTTTGGCGCTGCCATCCTCGCGATTGCGCATCCAGGTGGACGGAATGCGAATTGCCGGATCGAGTTCGACCGAATGGTTGCCCTGAAAATTCAAACCCAAGAACATCGGCACGTTCGTCTTCGCCTGTGGCGTATAGACCAGCAGCGACATGGTTAGCTCGCGACCCTCATGGCGAAGCGTCAAGTCGATTTCGCGGCGCACCGCTTGCCCAGACAGCGCCTGTTCATCGGTCGCAATTAACTGTGCGTGAACGGGAATCGGCTGAGGACTCCGCCCATAAACATGCTGCGAGAACAGCTCGATCAATTCCGCGCGGCGGTTCGGCCACGCACTGGCCACTTCCACCTGCATTCCCGACTGATCGACCAGCGGATCGGGCAGAGTGTACTGGGGAACGCGCGACTCGTCGTAATTGGGTACGAACGGCTGAGCCGTCAGTGGTCCGGCAAACACAAGCAGGGTTAAGCCGACACACAGAATCACTACTGCGTCACCGACCCTCATCTGCCCAGCGCCAGTGCAGCTTTCTGCGGTAATCTTCAAAATCTGCCAACAAGTCTTTACTACGGTTGTAGCCTCTAGCTGTTGCATTGCAGAAACCTCGTAATATCTCCTAGTACCCCTACTCCGTCTCCATGTTCAGCACCGGGACGATCTTGATACCAGGCTCCCACCGCCAGCTCGATTTCTTGTGGTGGAATCGTGGGGGTTTTCCGCTTTAGCTTGCACACAAAGGCGCGCTCGGCGAGCTCAAGCAACTCAAAGATCATGGCAAATTTTGACGATGTATCGCTCATTGAATTCCCTCACAAACGCATGGCTCGGGCCGGGCGTTATGATAACATATTCCTGCAGAATCGGGGCGAACTCAGCCACTGACCCATAGTTAACCACAACGAAACGCGAGCCAATGCACCCTTTGTATCCTCATCTGCTGGCACCGCTGGACCTGGGCTTTACGACGCTCAAGAATCGGGTGCTGATGGGCTCGATGCACACCGGCTTGGAAGAGAAGCGTGATGGTTTCGAGCGCATGGCAGCTTTCTTTGCCGAGCGCGCCGCGGGCGGCGTGGCCTTGATCGTCACCGGTGGCATCGCTCCCAAC comes from the Pirellulaceae bacterium genome and includes:
- a CDS encoding PQQ-binding-like beta-propeller repeat protein, with the protein product MNNASTESQPVSRLRLWPAWLICAVMLLCIGLSVTPSIANGPRFMLMVGGPVLGGLAFIVWAMFASRLSAREKVLWGLAASILPALSLILTMPGLATRSMLLLYGLPLAVVAVVIALTIGARSPRRVAWSAALMAVAWSFFPVIRNEGFDGDYYPELAWRFAPVHEQTLPELRTPSEIPTISRANPDWAKGQSWPAFRGPQGNGSVDDQLADQDWSSKPPKELWRIDIGPGWSSFAYHEGRLFTQEQRGEMEHTTCYSAEDGSLLWSHGDAVRFEEVVSGAGPRGTPSVAEGRVYAMGARALLTCLDEQRGTVIWQRNLEQEVQAKVPTWAFSGSPLVIGNLVIIFAGGSGDNGLIAVDSQSGQTVWAFSVAGESENYTTARLLRLADVDCLIFCDGRGVHALEPLSGALLWDYKPAQWSSSGMKMVDPQALDSTRLLVSLGDGVGLCCLQVTLDGDQWTISENWTTTQLRPSFNDSLVHGDLIFGFNQNIFGCIDAHTGQRLWHGGRYGFGQAILLKNSRTILVVSEKGDLILLKAQGDKLEVLQRQPVLDGKTWNHPIVVGDRLFMRNGKTAVCLQLASWSSSG
- a CDS encoding acetylxylan esterase translates to MRVGDAVVILCVGLTLLVFAGPLTAQPFVPNYDESRVPQYTLPDPLVDQSGMQVEVASAWPNRRAELIELFSQHVYGRSPQPIPVHAQLIATDEQALSGQAVRREIDLTLRHEGRELTMSLLVYTPQAKTNVPMFLGLNFQGNHSVELDPAIRIPSTWMRNREDGSAKENRATQLGRGKGRSALPAEMIVQRGYGLATIYYGDIDPDFDDGFDNGIHPLFAQWATTVPSDERWGSIAAWAYGLSRALDYLQSDPLVDGERVAVIGHSRLGKTALWAGAQDERFKLVISNNSGCGGAALSRRAFGETVGRINRAFPHWFCKKHWLYNENEAALPVDHHQLIALVAPRAVYVASASEDRWADPRGEYLSCVHADPVYRLLGTQGLGGDQANFEMPPLDQAVQLGPIGYHYRTGEHALTPTDWQYYLDFADKHL
- a CDS encoding PEP-CTERM sorting domain-containing protein (PEP-CTERM proteins occur, often in large numbers, in the proteomes of bacteria that also encode an exosortase, a predicted intramembrane cysteine proteinase. The presence of a PEP-CTERM domain at a protein's C-terminus predicts cleavage within the sorting domain, followed by covalent anchoring to some some component of the (usually Gram-negative) cell surface. Many PEP-CTERM proteins exhibit an unusual sequence composition that includes large numbers of potential glycosylation sites. Expression of one such protein has been shown restore the ability of a bacterium to form floc, a type of biofilm.) — encoded protein: MSRLLVAFTISTLILCEQSPIARGSLILLTTPGNCTQVGNLVTNGSFESVGGNGPSGDGPANQVFWATGTSLSPFGLPAGWNSSGNANSYAVWGNDASGPPYTLRNSEQLPNGRYGMYFGNGAHVTVNLPPNFHADGRVTFPGTPTFTQPLSFPTPVELWQQIPTASNPAPKYCFSFWASGESVLQTSDPQGILMGIFGLQVTNVLPGDPVIHLTVPSAPDSPIGGFKRYDFEFVPLNSSLDVTIKFINYGHLDLTSWGRGPTTELVIDDVIINGIPEPSALYLVFTGWMMISRLRRRRSRAC